From the genome of Caldilineales bacterium, one region includes:
- the fusA gene encoding elongation factor G, which translates to MTVNRNLDRIRNIGIIAHIDAGKTTTTERVLYYTGRTYRLGNVDEGTTVTDFMEQERERGITIQSAAITCEWKGFQINLIDTPGHIDFTAEVQRSLRVLDGGVVVFDAVAGVEPQSETVWRQADRYGVPRICFVNKMDRTGADFGRTVEMIRERLGANPLPIQIPIGAESGFRGAIDLMTMRGLVYTDELGANPEEVDIPADLLDAAQLAHDHLIERIAETSEDLTIKYLDGETLTIDELTAALRQATLQGALVPVLCGSSLRNKGVQPLLDAVVSYLPSPLDRPAITGLTPDGEQTVTRPADFNQPVTALVFKIIADPFVGRLAYVRVYAGVLRTGEMLLNVTRDRKERIGRLMRIYAEKREEVKEIGAGDIAALIGLRQSFTGETLSDPNKPILLEAITFPEPVISVAIEPRTKADQDKLSEALGRLSDEDPTFRVRVDENTGQTLISGMGELHLEVLTDRMLREFRVNATVGKPQVAYRETITQGVQCEGRFVRQTGGRGQFGHVKVRFEPLSPGDGFQFENAIVGGAVPREYVVAAEAGIREALEGGVVGGYPIVDIKATVYDGSYHEVDSSEMAFRIAGSLAVREGVPKAKPILLEPIMAVEVVVPEEQLGDVIGDINSRRGQIEGLEIHSKAMQSVRSKVPLAEMFGYATRLRSLTQGRATFSMEFVHYAPVPESVSKLVLNGGR; encoded by the coding sequence ATGACCGTCAACCGCAATCTCGACCGCATCCGCAATATTGGCATCATCGCCCATATCGATGCCGGCAAGACCACAACCACCGAGCGCGTGCTCTACTACACGGGCCGGACCTATCGCCTCGGCAACGTGGACGAAGGCACCACCGTCACCGATTTCATGGAGCAGGAGCGCGAGCGCGGGATCACGATCCAGTCGGCGGCCATCACGTGCGAATGGAAGGGCTTTCAGATCAACCTGATCGACACCCCCGGCCACATCGACTTCACGGCCGAGGTGCAGCGCAGCCTGCGGGTGCTGGATGGCGGCGTGGTGGTCTTCGATGCCGTTGCTGGCGTCGAACCTCAGTCCGAGACAGTATGGCGCCAGGCCGACCGCTATGGCGTGCCCCGGATCTGCTTCGTCAACAAGATGGATCGCACCGGCGCCGATTTCGGGCGCACGGTCGAGATGATCCGCGAGCGCCTGGGCGCCAATCCCTTGCCGATCCAAATCCCGATCGGCGCCGAAAGCGGCTTCCGCGGCGCTATCGACCTGATGACCATGCGCGGCCTCGTCTACACCGACGAGCTGGGCGCCAACCCGGAAGAAGTCGACATCCCTGCCGACCTGCTGGACGCCGCCCAACTGGCCCATGACCACCTGATCGAGCGCATCGCCGAGACCAGCGAAGATCTGACGATCAAATATCTGGATGGCGAAACCCTCACCATCGATGAACTGACCGCCGCCCTGCGCCAGGCCACCCTCCAGGGCGCCCTGGTGCCCGTCCTGTGCGGCTCATCGTTGCGCAACAAGGGCGTCCAACCTCTCCTCGATGCCGTTGTCAGCTATCTGCCCTCGCCGCTCGACCGCCCGGCGATCACCGGTCTGACACCCGATGGGGAACAGACCGTCACCCGCCCGGCCGATTTCAACCAGCCGGTGACGGCCTTGGTGTTCAAGATCATCGCCGACCCCTTCGTGGGCCGGCTGGCCTATGTGCGCGTCTATGCGGGCGTCCTGCGCACAGGCGAGATGCTGCTCAACGTCACCCGCGACCGCAAGGAGCGCATTGGCCGCCTCATGCGCATCTACGCCGAAAAGCGCGAGGAAGTGAAGGAAATCGGCGCTGGCGACATTGCCGCCCTGATCGGGCTGCGCCAATCCTTCACCGGCGAAACGCTCTCGGACCCCAACAAACCCATCCTGCTCGAAGCCATCACCTTCCCCGAACCGGTGATCAGCGTGGCCATCGAGCCACGCACCAAGGCCGACCAGGATAAACTCTCGGAAGCCTTGGGCCGCCTGAGCGACGAAGACCCCACGTTCCGCGTGCGGGTGGACGAAAACACCGGCCAGACCCTGATCTCGGGCATGGGCGAACTGCACCTGGAAGTGCTGACCGACCGCATGCTGCGCGAGTTCCGGGTCAACGCCACGGTGGGCAAGCCACAGGTTGCCTATCGCGAGACCATCACCCAGGGCGTGCAATGCGAGGGCCGCTTCGTCCGCCAGACGGGTGGCCGTGGGCAGTTCGGCCATGTCAAGGTGCGCTTCGAGCCTCTGTCGCCGGGCGATGGCTTTCAGTTCGAGAACGCCATCGTCGGCGGCGCCGTCCCCCGCGAATATGTGGTGGCGGCCGAGGCAGGCATCCGCGAGGCGCTGGAAGGCGGCGTCGTGGGCGGCTATCCCATCGTCGATATCAAGGCCACCGTCTATGACGGTTCGTACCATGAGGTCGATTCTTCGGAAATGGCGTTCCGTATCGCCGGCTCGTTGGCCGTGCGCGAGGGTGTGCCCAAGGCCAAACCGATCCTGCTCGAACCGATCATGGCTGTCGAAGTCGTCGTGCCCGAAGAACAACTGGGCGATGTCATCGGCGACATCAACAGCCGGCGGGGTCAGATCGAGGGCCTTGAGATCCACTCCAAAGCGATGCAATCCGTGCGTTCGAAGGTGCCACTGGCCGAGATGTTCGGTTATGCCACCCGGCTGAGGTCGCTGACGCAGGGTCGGGCGACGTTCAGCATGGAATTCGTCCACTACGCCCCCGTGCCTGAGAGCGTCTCGAAACTGGTGCTCAACGGCGGCCGCTGA